The window CGTAAACGGTAATGAAAACGGTCATTTCATTTCAATGCTTTCTATTTTCACTTCTCTGCCCACTTCGCTTGGCTCACCCTGGGTGCCGCATTTGGGACAGCCAAAATCAAAGCGCTTGCGTTCAAACAGCTCGTTGCATTTTGGACAGCGTAATTTTGATTTCACCTGCTGAATTCCCATTTCTGTACCTTCACAGATGGTACCTTTGGATAAATCATCAAAGTACATCTGGATGCTTTCTCCCGAGTATCCGGAATCGTCACCGACCAAAATATTGATTTTGGTTACTTTGCTCCTGCCTGCTGCTTTTGCTTTCGCGGAGGCTTCCTCCAGAAAATCAACAGCTTTGTGATAATCATGCATAACAACTGTTCCTCCTGTTTCTTCTATCATCTATTATCTTTATGATGCGTTTTGGCTTTCCTCAGGGGTCTGGCAAACGGTATCGATTGTTTTATGCTCTGCCGGCTGCGTATAACTCTGCTGCATGATAAGGCAGTTTTTAGGGCAGCTTTCCACACAATAGCCGCATTGAATGCAGCTGAACCGCTGAATGGACCAGCTCTTATCCGCTCGGTTTACCGCTATTGCGCCGGTAGGGCACTTCTTGGAACAAAGGCCGCAGAACACACAGGTATCGATGTCATTGGAAATATGTCCCCTTGTGCGCTGCGGATATTCCCTTGCCTGTTGCGGGTAAGGCCGGGTAGCCGGTTTTGAAAATAAATTGTGAAGTTCGATTTTTGCAAACGTCAGTAATTTCATTGTTTTGTCACCTCTCGGTACAGCTGATGCACGGATCGATTGTCAATATTAAAATCGGGACGTCGGCAAGCTGACAGCCTTTCAAAGTTTCAACCAGGCCGGGCAAATTGGCAAAGGTGGGGGTGCGCACACGCATACGGTCCAAAAACTTCGTTCCGTTTGCCTTTACATAGTAAATTGCCTCGCCGCGCGGCTGCTCCACCCGCATAAAGTATTCTCCGTCGGGGGCTCCCTTTACAGGGACGGCGACTTCGCCGCCCGGGATTTTTGTCGCCGCCTGCCGGATGATGTCAATTGACTGGAATATTTCACGGATGCGCACGTCGGTGCGCGCATAGCAATCGCCGACATCGCTGGTAATCGGTTCAAACTCAAGGTCTGGGTAGGCTGCGTAGCCAAGCTTGCGGGTATCATAGTTAATGCCGCTGGAACGCATAAACGGACCTACAGCACCCAAATCAAACGCCTGCTGCTTGGTCAGGAACCCAACGCCCTGCAGGCGGCTGTTGACAGCCGAGTTATTTAAAAAAGTTTTTACAAGCTCCTTAAGATCCCGTTCCATATCTGCGAAAATCCCGAGAAATTCATGGATCATATCATTGTCCATATCCTTGCGCTGACCGCCGATTTTATTGACGGAAAAAATAACGCGCCCGCCTGTGGAATATTCAAACATGTCCAGAACCTTTTCACGCATCCTCCAGGTTTCC of the uncultured Caproiciproducens sp. genome contains:
- a CDS encoding hydrogenase maturation nickel metallochaperone HypA, yielding MHDYHKAVDFLEEASAKAKAAGRSKVTKINILVGDDSGYSGESIQMYFDDLSKGTICEGTEMGIQQVKSKLRCPKCNELFERKRFDFGCPKCGTQGEPSEVGREVKIESIEMK
- a CDS encoding nickel-dependent hydrogenase large subunit — protein: MSTRSIVPFGPQHPVLPEPIHLDLVLEDETVVEAIPSIGFVHRGLEKLVEKKDYNEYVFVAERICGICSFMHGMGYCEAVEHIMGAEIPPRAKYLRTIWCEMSRIHSHLLWLGLLADAFGFESLFMETWRMREKVLDMFEYSTGGRVIFSVNKIGGQRKDMDNDMIHEFLGIFADMERDLKELVKTFLNNSAVNSRLQGVGFLTKQQAFDLGAVGPFMRSSGINYDTRKLGYAAYPDLEFEPITSDVGDCYARTDVRIREIFQSIDIIRQAATKIPGGEVAVPVKGAPDGEYFMRVEQPRGEAIYYVKANGTKFLDRMRVRTPTFANLPGLVETLKGCQLADVPILILTIDPCISCTER
- a CDS encoding 4Fe-4S binding protein, which codes for MKLLTFAKIELHNLFSKPATRPYPQQAREYPQRTRGHISNDIDTCVFCGLCSKKCPTGAIAVNRADKSWSIQRFSCIQCGYCVESCPKNCLIMQQSYTQPAEHKTIDTVCQTPEESQNAS